The sequence TGGTTGCGTTGCGTAGTTGTCCGGCCATCGCCTGGTGTGTCTCTGGAAAACGAGCCCCGTGTCGGGCCGCGCGGTCGGCGCGGAGCCCCGGCGCGGGCTGATGGGCCCAGGCTGGTCGGACGTCGGCGTTGGTGGCGACCAGGACGCCCACCGTGGTCTCACAGTGGTCCGCGTGGAGGTGAACAAAACCGAATGGTTACCGTTCGTAGTCGTTTTTGTGATCACCTGGCCGCGATGCCAGAGGATCAACGCATACGAGTAGCTGTTCCGGTGTGTGTCTGGTTTGTGTTCGGGTTTGTTCATTCTGGGTTCATCGTGGCCGACTTCGATGTTCCATCGGCGGTCCGGATCGGACTGCTGGGGGCAGGTGCCTTCGGGCGCCATTCAGAAGGGCTACTCGTGAAGGTAGGCAAGCGTCAGTCCGCCGCCGCCGGCATCGCCGTCGCGGCGCTGCTCGGGGTCGCGGCTTGTGGCTCGGACAACAACAGCGGCGGTGGCGGCTCGACGCCGTCGGCCGCCGGCACGTCGGCCGCGACGATCAGCTGCGCCACCGGGAGCATCAGCGGCTCCGGTTCGTCGGCGCAGAAGAACGCCATGGACCAGTGGGTCAAGGACTACACGGCGAAGTGCAGCGGCGCGCAGATCCAGTACGCGTCGGTCGGCTCCGGCGCGGGCCGCACCGCCTTCATCGCCAAGCAGGTCGACTTCGCCGGCTCCGACTCGGCGCTCGCGGAACCGCAGGCGACCGACGCGAACAAGGTCTGCACCGGCGGCGCGGCCATCGACATCCCGACTGTCGCCGGCCCGATCACCCTCATCTACAACCTGTCCGGCGTCTCGACGCTGAAGCTGTCGCCGTCGCTGGTCGCCAAGATCTTCTCGGGCGCGATCACCAAGTGGGACGACCCGGCGATCAAGGCCGAGAACAGCGGCGCGAGCCTGCCCAGCACCCCGATCCAGACCATCCACCGGTCGGACAGCTCGGGCACCACCGACAACTTCTCCAAGTTCCTGCACGGCGCGGCTCCGGCTGACTACCCGACCGACCACAGCTCGGACTGGAAGGCCCCGGGCGGCCAGGGTGCCAAGGGCAGCGACGGCATCACCTCCGTCGTCAAGTCGACCGCGGGCGCCATCGGCTACGTCGAGCAGTCCTACGCCGACAACGCCGGCCTGCCGACCGCCGAGATCAAGAACGCGAACGGCGAGTACGTCAAGGCCAGCACGGACGCCGCTTCGAAGGGCCTGTCGACCGCCACGGTGGCCGACGGCAACGACCTCAAGGTCACCTTCGACTACACGTCCAAGGTCGCCGGCGCTTACCCGATCTACCTGATCTCCTACGAGATCGTCTGCACCGCGGGTCAGGACCCGGCGAAGGCCGGCCTGGTGAAGTCCTTCCTCACCTACGCCACCTCCGACGCGGGCCAGTCCTCGATCACCGACCTGGGCTACTCCCCGCTGCCCTCGTCGCTGGCCACCAAGGTCCGCGGCGTCATCGCCACCCTCCCGTAACACCGAACCAAGCGGCTGCCTGAAGGCGCGGGTCCGTACCGCGTCGACGGTTGTCCGTCCGGCCGCGGCCGGGGTGTCCTCACCCCGGCCGCGGCCGGGCCTTTCATTCAGCTGACTAGGAGGGGACGATGACGACAGAGCCGGCCATCGAGCCGGGCGGTCCTGCTGGGCCGGGGGGGACTGAAGGCATCGAGCCACCTCCTCCCATCACACCCGAGGGCGGCAAGGCGAAGGTCAGCCTCGCCGACTCGCTGTTCAAGAACCTGACCCGGGCCTGCGGCGTGGTGCTGCTGCTTCTCATCGCAGCCATCGCCGTTTTTCTCGTTGTGAAGGCCACGGGCGCGCTGGGCGCGAACAAGGGCAACTTCTTCACCACGAAGACCTGGAACCCGAACGACATCCCGCCGGTCTTCGGCATCGCCGCGCTGCTGTCCGGAACGGTCATCACCGCGGCCATCGCGATGCTCCTCGCCGTGCCGGTGGGGGTCGGCATCGCGCTCTGCATCACGAACTACGCGCCACGCCGGGTCGCAGACCCAATCGCCTACGTCGTGGACCTGCTCGCCGCGGTGCCCAGCGTCGTCTACGGCCTGTGGGGCCTGGTCGTCCTCGTGCCGCACATGGTCGGCGTCGAGTCCTGGATGAACCAGTACCTGCTCTGGTTCCCCTGGCCAGAGCTCGCCGGCGCGCTCATCGGCTTCGTCGTCCAGCGTCTCGTGGGCCGGGGGACCGTCGGCTCGTTCGTCACGTCGGGTGGCGTCCTCGGGCTCCTTGTCGGCATCGTCGCCGGCATCGCCAAGGCGCCGGACAGCATCGGCATCTTCAACACGCACGGCGCGGGCACCGTCGGCCGAGGCATCTTCGTCGCCAGCGTGGTGCTGGCCGTGATGATCCTCCCCACGATCGCCGCCATCTCTCGTGAGGTGTTCCGGCAGGTGCCGACGGCTCACAAGGAGGCGGCGCTCGCCCTTGGCGCCACCCGCTGGGAGATGATCCGTACCGCGGTCCTGCCCTACGGCCAGCCCGGCGTCATCAGCGGTGCCATGCTCGGCCTCGGCCGCGCGATGGGCGAGACGATCGCGGTCGCCCTGGTGCTGCCCGCCTCGTTCAACATCCCTTGGCGCGTCCTGACGCCGGCCGGAAACACGATCGCCGCGAACATCGCGAACGCCTACGGCGAGGCGAACGACAACGGTCGCGGCGCCCTGATCGCCTCCGGTCTGGTGCTGTTCATCGTCACCATGATCGTCAACATGGCGGCTCGCGCGGTCATCGCCCGGCGCGCCGAGTTCTCCGGGAGCGCCACGTGACCACTGCGACCGCCGAGGCGCCGGCCGGCGCCCCGTCCGACGACCACCTGCATCTCAAGGGCAACCAGCTTCCGGCGTACGCGCTGCCGGCCGTCGCCGCCGGCGCGGTCGCCGTCGCCCTGGTGCTGTACTTCGCCACGTCGATCCAGGGCAAGATCCAGACTGGGCTGATCGCGATCCTGCTCTACGGGATCGGCCAGACGATCGCCTCCAGCCTGGTGGAGGGCGGTCGTCGCGCCGTCGACCGGTTCGTGCGGACCATCATCTTCGGCACGCTGCTGCTCGCGCTCATCCCGCTGGTCGCCGTCCTGGTCCAGGTGCTCGTCAAGGGCGCCAGCCGGCTGGACGGCGACTTCCTCACTCACTCGATGGCCGGGATCAGCGCCCGTGACGCGGGCGGTGGCGCCTACGCCGCGCTGATCGGGACGCTGGAGCAGATCGGCCTCGCCAGCCTGATCTCGATCCCGTTCGGGGTGCTCGTCGCGGTCTACCTGGTCGAGTACGGCCGGCGGAACCGGTTGAGCCGGACGATCAGCTTCTTCGTCGACGTGCTGACCGGCCTGCCGTCGATCGTCGCCGGCCTGTTCATCTTCGCGTTCTGGATTCTGCTGCTGCACCAGCACCAGACGGGATTCGCGGGCTCGCTCGCCCTGGTCATCCTGATGATCCCGACGGTGGTCCGCTCGACCGAGGAAATGCTCAAGCTCGTCCCGAACGAGCTGCGCGAGGCGAGCTTCGCCCTCGGCATCGAGCGGTGGCGGACGATCATGAAGGTCGTCATTCCGACCGCCCTGCCCGGGATTGTGACCGGCGTCATGCTGGCCATCTCCCGAGTGGCCGGCGAGACGGCGCCGCTGCTCCTTACGATCTTCGGCAACGACTACATCAACTCCAACCCGTTCGTGGGTCACCAGTCGTCGCTGCCGATCTTCATCTTCACCGAGGCCACCAAGCCGCAGGCGTCCGCGATCGCCCGTGCCTGGGCCGGCGCGCTCACGCTGATCATCCTGATCATGCTGCTCAACCTCATCGCCCGGCTCGTGTCGCGCCGGGCCAAGGTCTGACGGGCCGGGGAATGATCCGCCCGATTCTCTCCCGGACCCAACCCGAACTCACCGTCGTGTCGAGCGAGCCCCGGCGGCTCAGGTAGCAGAGGTAGCAATGGCCACCCGAATCGATATCCAGGGCATCGACATCTTCTACGGCAAGTTCAAGGCCGTGTCGAAGGTGGAACTCGCCATCGAGCCGAAGAACGTCACCGCGTTCATCGGCCCGTCCGGCTGCGGCAAGTCGACCGTGCTGCGCACCCTCAACCGGATGCACGAGGTCATTCCGGGCGCTCGCGTCGAAGGCAAGGTCCTGCTCGACGGCGAGGACCTGTACGGCCCCGGGGTCGACCCGGTCAACGTGCGTCGCCGGGTCGGCATGGTCTTCCAGCGGCCGAACCCGTTCCCGACCATGTCGATCTACGAGAACGTCATCGCCGGGCTGAAGCTCAACGGCGTGCGCAAGAAGTCGCTGCTCGACGAGCGGGTCGAGGAGTCGCTGCGCGGCGCGAACCTCTGGGAAGAGGTCAAGGACCGCCTCGGCCGGCCGGGCGCCGGTCTTTCCGGCGGCCAGCAGCAGCGGCTCTGCATCGCCCGCGCCATCGCGGTCGAGCCCGAGGTGCTGCTCATGGACGAGCCGTGCTCCGCGCTCGACCCGATCTCGACGCTCGCGATCGAGGACCTCATCCAGAAGCTGAAGAACAGCTACACCATCGTGATCGTCACCCACAACATGCAGCAGGCCTCCCGGGTGAGCGACGCGACGGCGTTCTTCTCGCTGGAGGCGACCGGCCAGCCCGGCAAGCTGATCGAATACGACAAGACCACCAAGATCTTCAGCAACCCGGCGGAGAAGCGGACCGAGGACTACATCTCCGGACGGTTCGGCTGAGCATGTCCCTTCCCGTCGAGGCGGGAGCTCCCGTTGTGCCGGCCGCCGCGGCTCCGACCGCGGCGGCGGCCGTGGTGCTCGTCGCCGACGCGGAGGTGGACGACACCCTCGTCGCCGCCTTCGCCGCCCGCGGCGCCGAGGTCAGGGTCGTCGGCGACGGCGCTCTCGCGCTGCTGGAGGCCGGCCGGCTGGCTCCGTCCGTCGTGCTCGTCGGGGCGAACCTGCCGGTGGTCGACGGCATCGGCGTCGTCCGCGCGCTGCGGGCGATGCGTGGCCGGGGCGAGGTGACCATCCTGCTCGGCCTCGGGCCGGATGACCTCGCCCAGGCCGCCGACGGCCTGGAGGCCGGCGCCAGCGCCTGTGTCGCCAAGCCCTACCTCGTCGCCGAGGTGCTCGCGCTCGCCGGCCTGCCGGCCGATGGCCTCGCGACGACTCCGGGTGCCTCGGCGCTTGGCGGGCCTCGCCTGGCCGCCCGGCCCGGCGGCTCGGGCACGGAGGCCGATCCGGAGGTGCTTCGGGTCGGCGCGGTGTCCCTTGACATCGGCGCGCACCAGGTCCGGGTCGACGGGGTGCCGGTCGCTGTGCCGCCGCGGGAGTTCCGGCTGCTGCGCGTGCTGCTGGAGCGGGCCGGCCGGGTCGTGCCCCGGGAGAGCCTGCTGGAGCTGGTCTGGGGCACCTCCCAGATGGACTCCAACACCCTCGCCGTGCACGTCCGCCGGCTGCGCCGCCGGCTCGGCGACACCGCCGAGACGCCCTGGTCCATCGAGAGCGTCCGCGGCGTCGGCTACCGCTACCGCATTCCGACGTCCTGAGCCCCACCGCAGGTCAGCGGTCGTCCAGCCCACGCCTGGTTCGGCTCGTACCGTCAGAAACTGTCGGACGGCCCGAGTAGAACTGGGGGACAACGGGCAGATCGGACGGTCGGGACTGCGGAGGTTGTGGCGGTGGTCGAGAGCGGCGTGGACAGACGCAGCGTCGGGCGGGTGGTACCGCCGGTCGGGCCGCGAGCACTGGCCAAGGTGCCCTTCGTCGAACTGGCGCACGGACGGCTGCAGGGCGTCGTCTCCAGCGGGTCCGACATCGAGCGGGTGTACGTCTCGTCGATCGAGACCCGTTCGCACGCCTACAACTGCGGGACGAACAACAACCGGCCATGCGGCGGGCTCACGGGCGGCGGTCCGTGCAACCACCTTCGGGCGCTGGTGGACGCGGCCGTGATGCAGTACGGCGTCGAGCGGGTGGCCCGCTACCTGCGAGTCGACATCGCCGAGGGTGCGGGCAGCGGGTCGGACGTGCTGGCGGCCCTGCGCGGCCAACGCGCGCAGCTGCCGGCGTCAGCCGTGTTCTCCGATTTCTTGCGCCATCTCGGCTACCTGGAGCTGCCGGATGTCACCGAGCCGGTGCCGGAGCTGGACTGGTTCCCGGCTGGGCGGGTGGTGGCCTGATGCTGGCGACTCAGCTGGCTGACCTGCTGGCCGCCACTCCCGCCGGCGTCGCGGATGCGCTCGCTGTCGTGGACGGGTTCGACGACACCCTGGTCACCGGCCTGGGTCGGCTCGGGGCCGACCAGCACGCGGCGGTGTTCGCACTGGCCGACGTGCTGGCCGCGAGCCCGCTCGGGCCGGTCGCCCGCGAGGCGGCCGAGAAGCTTGCCACCGGCTCGGTCAGCGACGACGTGCTGGCCACGCTCGCGGGAGCGCGCGCCGCGGTGCTCGGGGCCGTCCACGACGCGTTGCTCGGCGCCGTCGACCTGACCGTGGGCCGGGAGCGGTCTGCCTGGGACGAGGGGATGGGCTCGGCTGGCGCGACGGCGGGGGAGGCGGCGCTCGGGGGCTGCCGATCGTGGCTGCGCGAGCTGGCGATCGTTGGCTGGCGCGGGGCCGAGGACGAGCTGGTCTCCTCGTCGGCCCAGGCACGCGAGGCCGCGTTGGCGGTGCCACCGCTACGCCGGCTGGCCGTGCTGCTGGACGGACTCGCCGCGGAGCTGCTCGCGGCCGGTCCGGTGGGGGTGCGGGGACGCCTGCCGGTGCGGCGCTGGGCTGACCTCTGGACGCGCGGCGTGCTGCTGGCTCGCCACGGTGCCTGGGCGGCTGACGGCTCGGCCGGCGTGTCGACCGGCCGGCTGCTGCCGCTCGGCGCCGAGGTGGCCGAGCACGGCACGGCTGTGCGGCTGGTCGTCCACGCCGTGCTGGAGACCGCCGGTGAGCGTCCCCGGCTGATGCGGACCGCGGTGACCGCCGCGAAGGTGGACACGATCGTCGGGCCGGCGGTGTGGCGGTTACTCGAGACCTACCCGGTCCTGGTGGGCGCGCTCGTGGAGCGGCGGGCCGTGGAGTTCTCCGAGCTCGTTCTGCTCTCGACCGGCGACCTGGTCTGGCGGGAGGACGCCGCACGCCTGGCCGAGGCGGCCGACCCGTTCGTGACCGCCCGGGTGCTGCCGGCGGGGGCGCTCGCCCCGCCGGTCGCGCCGCTGGATCGGCATCCGGTCCGGATCTGCGAGCCGGTGCTGCTCGAGGGCTACACGGCCACGCTCGCCGACGACGGGCAGACGCTGACATTCGATCTGGGCGGTTCGGTGCTCGGCGTGGAGGTCGAGCCCGCGGCGGCGGACCCGGCGGTGAGCCTGGGGCCACTCGCGCCGGCGGTGCTCGCTGGCTCGTCGGCCTGCCTGGGCCTGCTGCGCTGGGATGAGGGTCGGTGGCTACTGCGGCCGCTCGGCGTCCAGGCCGTGGTCAAGAAGAAGCCGCTGGTCGCGCACGTCGGCGACTGGGCCCGCGGGGCCCCCGACCCGAGAATCGCCAAGGCTCGTGCGAAGAACGAGGACGCCGTGCCCGTACTGCGCGAGCGCGCGGGAAGGCTGCTGCGCGGATGAGCATCCCCTCCGTCTCCAGTGGGCCAGCCGCCTCGGCGGGGCCAGCCGGGTCAGCCGAGCCAGAGCTCGATCCGGCCGCGTCCGAGAACCGTCGGCAGGTGCTCTACTGGCGGCTGCTGGCGCGGATCTTCGCGCCGGACGAGCAGCCCTCGCTGGAGGCGGCGAGCCTCGCGATCGTCGAGGATCTCGACCTGCCGGCGGCGCTGCTGGACCCGACCGTGTCGATCGACAACGTCGTGCAGCGGTTCCCGGCGTTGGCCCCCGAGATCGACGGCCTGCTCGCCGCGCCGGCGGCCGACCTCCCCGCGGGGTCGGTCGGCGCGGCGGAGGTCCGAACCGCCGCGGTGATGGCGAAGCTACTGCTGAACACCTTCGCGACCGGTTCGGGAGGTGTCACGGCCGGGCAGCTCGCCGACTGGCAGGCTGACGCCGGCTGGCTGCGGCGGACGCTCGGGCCCGACGTCGGCGACGGGCCCGGTGGCCCGGGCGCTGTGCTCGGCGAGATCGAGGCCGACCTGGTGAGCCGGATGCACCTGCGGGAGGTGCTGGCGAATCCGACGCTGGCCCGCCGGTTGACCCCGAGCATGTCGCTGATCGAGCAGTTGCTGCGCGACAAGGACAACCTCTCGGGTGTTGCGCTGGCGAACGCGAAGGCCCTGATCCGCCGGTTCGTCGACGAGGTCGCCGAGGTGCTGCGTACCCAGGTCGAGCAGACCAGCGCGGGCACGCTCGACCGGTCGGTGCCGCCCAAGCGGGTGTTCCGCAACCTCGACCTCGACCGGACGATCTGGAAGAACCTCCCGAACTGGAGCCCCGAGGACCAGCGCCTCTACGTCGACCGCCTCTACTACCGGCAGACCGCCCGGCGCACCACGCCGGCCAAGATGATCGTCGTCGTCGACCAGTCCGGCTCGATGGTCGACTCGATGGTGAACTGCACGATCCTGGCTTCGATCTTCGCCGGCCTGCCCAGGGTGGACGTCCATCTGATCGCGTACGACACCCGCGCGCTCGACCTCACACCCTGGGTGAACGACCCGTTCGAGGTGCTGCTGCGGACGAAGCTCGGCGGTGGCAACGACGGACCCGTCGCCATGGAGATGGCTCGTCCCAAGATCAGCGATCCACGTAACACCGTGATGGTGTGGATCTCGGACTTCTACGAGTTCGACCGGTCCCAGCCGCTGTTCGAGGCGATCGAGTCGCTGCATCGCGGCGGCGTCCGGTTCATCCCGGTCGGCTCGGTGAACAGCTCCGGCCGCGGCAGCGTCAACCCATGGTTCCGGGAGCGGTTCAAGGACCTGGGCACGCCGGTGATCTCGGGCCATATTCGCAAGCTCGTCGCCGAGCTCAAGAACTTCGTCGCCTGAGGCACGCGCCCCGGCCCTGACCTTCCTTGACTCACCCTGACTGGAGATCCGCGCATGACCGCCGAGATGCTGCGTGCCCCCGCCGAGGTCAAGTACGCCGCCGAGCTGGACTGGCTGGAGTCCGTCGACGGCGGGCCGAGGCCGTACTCGTGGCGGCTGAGCCCGCGGATGGTCCGGCTGTTCGTGCTCGGCTCGCGTCCGGCTGACGGCCTCGACCGGGACGTCGACCAGAAGTGGTTCGGTGACCCGAGCCTCGTCGAGCGAGCGATCGTCACCCTTGCGTCTGACCGCGGCCTGCTGCTGATCGGCGATCCCGGCACCGGCAAGAGCTGGCTCGCCGAGCTGCTCGCCGCCGCGATCAGCCGGGACTCGACGCTGGTCGTCCAGGGCACGGCCGGCACCACCGAGGACCACATCAAGTACTCGTGGAACGTCTCGATGGTGATCGCCAAGGGGCAGTCCAGGGAGTCGATGATCCCGTCGCCGATCATGACGGCGATGGAGCGTGGCGTGATCGGCCGGTTCGAGGAGCTGACCCGCTCGACGAGTGACGTGCAGGACGCGCTGATCTCGATCCTCTCCGAGAAGTACGTGTCGATTCCTGAACTGGACACCGACAGCATCGCGTTCGCGAAACCCGGCTTTTCGATCATCGCGACCGCGAACAGCCGGGACCGGGGCGTCAACGAGCTCTCCTCTGCACTCAAGCGGCGGTTCAACTTCATTCGCATCCCCGTCGTTACGAACAAGCGCAGCGAGGCCGACATCGTTCGGTTCCGCACCGCCGAGCTGCTGCGCCGCCATGAGATCGACCTGGACGTGCCGCCGACGCTGCTCGACATCCTGCTGCAGAGCTTCGCCGACCTCCGGGCGGCGTCCGCGGCCGCGACCAGCGACGACGAGAGGCTTGAGTCGGCGCTGTCGACGGCCGAGCAGATCGGTGTGCTCGAGGACGCGATCCTGCACAGCCGGTTCTTCGGGGATCGGGCGCTGACCGCCGGCACGCTCGCCGGCTCGCTGGTCGGTTCGCTCGCCCGGCGCAGTCCGGAGGATCTGGCAATTCTCAACAAGTACTGGCACGGCGTCGTAGAGCCGCGCAGCAAGTCCGACGGCGGGCTGTGGCCGGACTTCCTCGAAGGTGGCCGCCAGGCGATTGCCACCCTCTCGTGACGGTGTCGCCCGAGCTGGCGGAGCCGGCCGACGTCGCGTCGTTCGAGCAGCTCAGAGCGCGACTGGTCGAAGCGGCCGGCGCCTTCGCGGCGGACTCGGCCGCGCTGGCCGAGATCACGACCGGGCTCGTCGACGACGTCTCCTGGATGTTGCGGGAGCCGTTGGAGATCTTCCCGGTCTGCCACCACTCGCCAGCATCAGCGCTGGCGATGAGCCGGCGGCTGCGGGAGAAGCGGCCGCGGGTCATCTACCTGGAACTGTGTGAGGATCTGCGGCCGTTGCTCGGCGAGCTGCGCAACTGCCGGCTCCCCGTCGCGGTGCAGGCCTTCGCGCACGAGCTGGCCGGGTTCCCGACCGGTTGGGGTCCGCTCAGCGTCGTCGCGCCGCTCACCGAGGCGTCGGCCGAGTACCAGGCGATCGCGTACGCCCTGGACACCCCGGGAGTCGAGCTGGTCCTGGTCGACTGGTCGGCCGACCACGTCTTCCAGTGGGAAGCCCAGTCTGACGGGGCGACGGCGCCGGCAGGTCCGGACGATGCCGAGGGCCGGCCCGTCGACCCCGACCGGGCCGAGGAGGCGGCCCTGCACGGCGACGCCGTCGGTATCGAGATCGGTGACCTGCGGCCCCGGTTCGCCGAGCTGGAGGCGTTCCTGCTCGCGCATGGGCGGGTGCGGCACTGGTCCGAGTGGTGGGACCAGTACGCCGAACAGCCGCTTCTCGACGCCGACTATGGCGTCTACCGGCAGGCGATGGCGCTGATCGGGAGTCTGTTCCGCCGCCTGCGCCCGGGCGGTCCCGACGACCGGCTGGCCCGGGACGAGGAACGCGAGCGCCACATGTGGACTCGTATCCGTGAGCATCTGGCCAACTCTGGCGTCGACCGGTCAGATTGTCTGTACGTCTGCGGTGCGTTCCATGCCGTCAGCCGTGTGCCCGAGTTCGGCACGCTGCACGCGGCCGAACCGGCACCATTTCCGGAGCCATCGGTGCTGGCGAATCCTGCCCGGGAGACTGGGCTGGCCGAGCCCGCTGGCTACAGGATTCGGCCGGTGACGGCCACCTCCTGGCTGTACGGCTTGATTCCGTCGAGCCATTCGGCGATCGAAGCGCAGTTCGGGCTGGCCGGAGGATCGGTCTCGATCGCGCAGGCGACTTGGGCGAAGGCGCTCCAGCGTTCGGGAGCCACGCCG is a genomic window of Pseudofrankia inefficax containing:
- the pstS gene encoding phosphate ABC transporter substrate-binding protein PstS, translating into MKVGKRQSAAAGIAVAALLGVAACGSDNNSGGGGSTPSAAGTSAATISCATGSISGSGSSAQKNAMDQWVKDYTAKCSGAQIQYASVGSGAGRTAFIAKQVDFAGSDSALAEPQATDANKVCTGGAAIDIPTVAGPITLIYNLSGVSTLKLSPSLVAKIFSGAITKWDDPAIKAENSGASLPSTPIQTIHRSDSSGTTDNFSKFLHGAAPADYPTDHSSDWKAPGGQGAKGSDGITSVVKSTAGAIGYVEQSYADNAGLPTAEIKNANGEYVKASTDAASKGLSTATVADGNDLKVTFDYTSKVAGAYPIYLISYEIVCTAGQDPAKAGLVKSFLTYATSDAGQSSITDLGYSPLPSSLATKVRGVIATLP
- a CDS encoding PstC family ABC transporter permease codes for the protein MTTEPAIEPGGPAGPGGTEGIEPPPPITPEGGKAKVSLADSLFKNLTRACGVVLLLLIAAIAVFLVVKATGALGANKGNFFTTKTWNPNDIPPVFGIAALLSGTVITAAIAMLLAVPVGVGIALCITNYAPRRVADPIAYVVDLLAAVPSVVYGLWGLVVLVPHMVGVESWMNQYLLWFPWPELAGALIGFVVQRLVGRGTVGSFVTSGGVLGLLVGIVAGIAKAPDSIGIFNTHGAGTVGRGIFVASVVLAVMILPTIAAISREVFRQVPTAHKEAALALGATRWEMIRTAVLPYGQPGVISGAMLGLGRAMGETIAVALVLPASFNIPWRVLTPAGNTIAANIANAYGEANDNGRGALIASGLVLFIVTMIVNMAARAVIARRAEFSGSAT
- the pstA gene encoding phosphate ABC transporter permease PstA; the protein is MTTATAEAPAGAPSDDHLHLKGNQLPAYALPAVAAGAVAVALVLYFATSIQGKIQTGLIAILLYGIGQTIASSLVEGGRRAVDRFVRTIIFGTLLLALIPLVAVLVQVLVKGASRLDGDFLTHSMAGISARDAGGGAYAALIGTLEQIGLASLISIPFGVLVAVYLVEYGRRNRLSRTISFFVDVLTGLPSIVAGLFIFAFWILLLHQHQTGFAGSLALVILMIPTVVRSTEEMLKLVPNELREASFALGIERWRTIMKVVIPTALPGIVTGVMLAISRVAGETAPLLLTIFGNDYINSNPFVGHQSSLPIFIFTEATKPQASAIARAWAGALTLIILIMLLNLIARLVSRRAKV
- the pstB gene encoding phosphate ABC transporter ATP-binding protein PstB — translated: MATRIDIQGIDIFYGKFKAVSKVELAIEPKNVTAFIGPSGCGKSTVLRTLNRMHEVIPGARVEGKVLLDGEDLYGPGVDPVNVRRRVGMVFQRPNPFPTMSIYENVIAGLKLNGVRKKSLLDERVEESLRGANLWEEVKDRLGRPGAGLSGGQQQRLCIARAIAVEPEVLLMDEPCSALDPISTLAIEDLIQKLKNSYTIVIVTHNMQQASRVSDATAFFSLEATGQPGKLIEYDKTTKIFSNPAEKRTEDYISGRFG
- a CDS encoding response regulator transcription factor codes for the protein MSLPVEAGAPVVPAAAAPTAAAAVVLVADAEVDDTLVAAFAARGAEVRVVGDGALALLEAGRLAPSVVLVGANLPVVDGIGVVRALRAMRGRGEVTILLGLGPDDLAQAADGLEAGASACVAKPYLVAEVLALAGLPADGLATTPGASALGGPRLAARPGGSGTEADPEVLRVGAVSLDIGAHQVRVDGVPVAVPPREFRLLRVLLERAGRVVPRESLLELVWGTSQMDSNTLAVHVRRLRRRLGDTAETPWSIESVRGVGYRYRIPTS
- a CDS encoding vWA domain-containing protein; translated protein: MSIPSVSSGPAASAGPAGSAEPELDPAASENRRQVLYWRLLARIFAPDEQPSLEAASLAIVEDLDLPAALLDPTVSIDNVVQRFPALAPEIDGLLAAPAADLPAGSVGAAEVRTAAVMAKLLLNTFATGSGGVTAGQLADWQADAGWLRRTLGPDVGDGPGGPGAVLGEIEADLVSRMHLREVLANPTLARRLTPSMSLIEQLLRDKDNLSGVALANAKALIRRFVDEVAEVLRTQVEQTSAGTLDRSVPPKRVFRNLDLDRTIWKNLPNWSPEDQRLYVDRLYYRQTARRTTPAKMIVVVDQSGSMVDSMVNCTILASIFAGLPRVDVHLIAYDTRALDLTPWVNDPFEVLLRTKLGGGNDGPVAMEMARPKISDPRNTVMVWISDFYEFDRSQPLFEAIESLHRGGVRFIPVGSVNSSGRGSVNPWFRERFKDLGTPVISGHIRKLVAELKNFVA
- a CDS encoding ATP-binding protein translates to MTAEMLRAPAEVKYAAELDWLESVDGGPRPYSWRLSPRMVRLFVLGSRPADGLDRDVDQKWFGDPSLVERAIVTLASDRGLLLIGDPGTGKSWLAELLAAAISRDSTLVVQGTAGTTEDHIKYSWNVSMVIAKGQSRESMIPSPIMTAMERGVIGRFEELTRSTSDVQDALISILSEKYVSIPELDTDSIAFAKPGFSIIATANSRDRGVNELSSALKRRFNFIRIPVVTNKRSEADIVRFRTAELLRRHEIDLDVPPTLLDILLQSFADLRAASAAATSDDERLESALSTAEQIGVLEDAILHSRFFGDRALTAGTLAGSLVGSLARRSPEDLAILNKYWHGVVEPRSKSDGGLWPDFLEGGRQAIATLS